From the Drosophila suzukii chromosome 2 unlocalized genomic scaffold, CBGP_Dsuzu_IsoJpt1.0 scf_2c, whole genome shotgun sequence genome, one window contains:
- the LOC139354361 gene encoding uncharacterized protein — MDHSDSNQWKHVPTADNPADSATRGLSPSELSIFDLWWHGPSWLRQHSSEWPDTEVLNMKFDEQCLEAKSIRIRLHTTQVDISIIERFSTYTKLVRVIAYILRFCRNTQSKKTRSNSQLSPEELDNALRCVVKIVQAETFQSDMLAILAGNLQPPKSILRNLTPFLDDGFLRVRGRLKHSNLSFDRKHPIILPQRHFFTELVIQNSHQATLHGGAHLTLAHTRNKFWIPNGRQAVRTNL; from the coding sequence ATGGACCACAGCGATTCAAACCAATGGAAACATGTTCCCACGGCGGATAATCCAGCAGACAGCGCCACAAGAGGACTATCCCCATCAGAACTCTCCATCTTTGATCTCTGGTGGCACGGACCATCATGGTTGAGGCAACACTCCAGTGAGTGGCCGGACACAGAGGTACTGAACATGAAATTTGATGAGCAGTGCCTAGAAGCAAAATCTATTCGGATTCGTTTGCACACCACCCAAGTAGACATTAGTATCATTGAGCGGTTTTCGACTTACACCAAACTCGTTCGAGTCATAGCATATATACTGCGCTTTTGTCGCAACACTCAATCGAAGAAAACCAGATCTAACAGTCAGCTGTCGCCGGAGGAACTGGACAATGCACTTCGCTGCGTCGTGAAAATAGTACAAGCCGAAACCTTTCAATCCGACATGCTCGCGATCCTCGCAGGAAATCTTCAGCCTCCGAAGAGCATCCTAAGAAATCTCACTCCCTTTCTTGACGACGGCTTCTTACGCGTTCGCGGTCGTCTCAAACATTCCAACCTTTCTTTCGATCGCAAGCATCCAATCATCTTACCGCAGCGTCATTTCTTTACAGAGCTGGTAATTCAGAACTCCCATCAAGCTACCCTGCATGGCGGCGCTCATCTTACTCTAGCCCACACGAGGAACAAGTTCTGGATTCCAAATGGAAGACAAGCCGTCCGAACAAACCTTTGA
- the LOC139354362 gene encoding uncharacterized protein, whose amino-acid sequence MNVLYQLPSLSKENPDDIRSMISAVNVCAAACNTLNASLQDGDHWLAHYLTAKLPKETHSAWERHLGSQTHIPSYKDLEQFLNNRLITLDAIENRNCSGTNKSGSSSGAQASITALIDQGSEATIISEHTVQALQLPRCRIRASIAGVGQTIGHRCNFTARFCIRTSLNPTFNLDVDSAYVLNSLTSPLPNQSFSPQNWKHINGLQLSDPLYYRSKRIDLIIGADLMASLDLPGTRIGNPDEPIAQSSHLGWMILGKFQDSIHTYHIRCHQTALDTESLLKNFCKIESVPSRSLHSDEERWCESFFKETHTRQPNRSFMVRLPFKWHFDSTMALGKSPQIALNRFLQLERRYQRDPDKWIRYKEGIEEYFELGQITPAVSSERSTVSTSTKTGRVESCVLPHHAVYKEDSLTTKQRIVFDASEKTSNGRSLNDVLSVGPTLQNDLPAVLLNWRQYRHVFTADIQLMYRCIDVHPDDTQYHRILWRAADGNIKEYCLSTVTFGTASAPFTAIRVVRQLAEDERENYPLAEEVLKHEIYVDDILSGGHTILAAQNKSLQIQNALKSANMELRKWSSNDIALLDSIPSSNRCNKTSRGWDSSDTVKT is encoded by the exons ATGAACGTGTTGTACCAGTTGCCAAGCCTAAGCAAGGAGAATCCCGATGATATTCGATCTATGATCAGTGCAGTCAATGTCTGCGCAGCCGCCTGTAACACCCTCAACGCGTCACTGCAGGACGGCGATCACTGGCTCGCCCATTATTTGACTGCAAAATTACCGAAAGAAACGCACTCCGCCTGGGAACGTCATCTCGGCAGTCAAACCCACATTCCCTCTTACAAGGATCTCGAACAGTTTCTCAACAACCGGTTAATCACCCTGGACGCCATTGAAAATAGAAACTGTTCGGGCACCAACAAATCTGGATCATCA AGCGGCGCTCAAGCATCAATAACTGCCCTCATCGATCAGGGGTCGGAAGCTACAATAATCTCAGAGCATACCGTCCAAGCTCTCCAACTTCCACGATGCAGAATCCGCGCTTCGATCGCCGGCGTCGGCCAAACTATTGGTCACCGGTGCAACTTTACGGCAAGATTCTGCATCCGAACGTCGCTAAACCCAACGTTCAATCTAGATGTCGACTCTGCGTACGTTCTGAACTCGCTGACCTCACCTCTACCAAACCAATCGTTCTCGCCTCAAAATTGGAAACACATCAACGGACTCCAGCTCTCGGATCCTCTATACTATCGCTCGAAGCGCATAGATCTCATCATCGGAGCCGACCTCATGGCGAGTCTTGACCTTCCGGGAACCCGAATCGGAAATCCAGACGAACCCATTGCACAAAGTTCTCACCTAGGTTGGATGATACTCGGCAAGTTCCAGGATTCAATCCACACATATCATATTCGCTGTCATCAAACCGCCCTAGATACGGAATCGCTTTTGAAGAATTTCTGCAAAATAGAATCTGTCCCAAGCCGATCACTTCACTCTGACGAAGAGCGGTGGTGTGAATCCTTCTTTAAGGAAACGCACACACGTCAACCAAACCGTAGTTTTATGGTAAGACTACCTTTTAAATGGCATTTCGATTCCACAATGGCCCTAGGAAAATCGCCTCAAATCGCTTTAAACAGGTTTCTACAATTAGAGCGGCGTTATCAACGGGATCCAGACAAATGGATTCGCTACAAGGAGGGAATCGaagaatattttgaattggGACAAATCacaccagcagtctctagtgAGAGATCAACAGTCAGTACCTCCACAAAAACCGGTCGGGTTGAATCCTGCGTTCTTCCTCATCACGCTGTCTATAAAGAAGACAGTCTCACCACCAAACAGCGCATTGTATTCGACGCATCGGAAAAGACCTCAAACGGTCGATCTCTAAACGATGTATTGTCCGTAGGACCCACTCTACAAAATGATCTCCCTGCAGTGTTGCTGAATTGGAGACAGTACAGACATGTTTTCACCGCCGACATCCAGCTCATGTATCGTTGCATCGACGTACATCCAGACGACACGCAGTACCATCGGATTTTATGGCGGGCGGCGGATGgaaacatcaaggaatactgTCTGTCAACTGTAACTTTCGGGACCGCTTCTGCACCATTCACCGCCATCAGAGTCGTTCGTCAACTTGCAGAAGATGAACGCGAAAATTATCCATTGGCGGAAGAGGTCTTAAAGCACGAAATCTACGTCGACGATATTCTTTCTGGTGGTCACACGATCTTAGCAGCACAAAACAAGAGCTTACAAATACAGAACGCTCTAAAATCCGCAAATATGGAATTAAGAAAATGGTCTAGCAACGACATAGCGCTCCTAGACAGCATTCCTTCATCAAACCGATGCAATAAAACTTCAAGAGGCTGGGACAGCTCTGATACAGTCAAAACCTAA